Proteins from one Corynebacterium testudinoris genomic window:
- a CDS encoding IS256 family transposase, producing the protein MAAGPHSIDPTTYLDDLLSQASPDLMRQMLQGFINQILSTQADQVCGADYATTSDARVNTRNGYRHRDLDTRVGTIDVAIPKLRTGSFFPDWLLERRTRAERALTTVIATCYLKGVSTRRMNDLVATLGINNLSKSQVSEMAKDLDSMVEDFRTRPLDTSPYLYVSCDALTMKVREGGRVVKTSVLLATGVNAEGYRELLGMQVATAESSASWTGFFRDLKARGLNEVYLVTSDAHLGIQHAIGEVLPNASWQRCRTHFAKNLSGLVSKTQWPTLSAMFHTIFQQPDAASVWAQAREVVAFCEQRFPHVADYLEESLDELLAFTNTPKSVWKKVWSNNPTERLNREIRRRTDVVGIFPNREAVIRLVGAVLAEQHDDWIQQKRYMSLTSLEQTKTLMRANIIDPGEKAEVVA; encoded by the coding sequence ATGGCCGCTGGCCCTCATTCTATCGACCCGACCACCTACCTCGACGACCTGCTCTCCCAGGCCTCGCCGGACCTGATGCGGCAGATGCTCCAAGGCTTCATCAACCAAATCCTGTCGACCCAGGCTGATCAGGTCTGCGGCGCGGACTACGCCACCACCAGCGATGCTCGCGTCAACACCCGCAATGGCTATCGTCACCGCGACCTCGACACCCGGGTGGGCACCATCGACGTCGCCATCCCGAAACTACGTACCGGCTCCTTCTTCCCCGACTGGCTGCTGGAACGACGCACCCGGGCCGAACGAGCCCTGACCACCGTGATCGCCACTTGCTACCTCAAAGGGGTCTCTACCCGCAGGATGAACGACCTGGTCGCCACCCTCGGGATTAACAACCTGTCGAAGTCGCAGGTATCTGAGATGGCCAAGGATCTTGACTCCATGGTCGAGGATTTCCGCACCAGACCATTGGATACCAGCCCGTATCTCTACGTCTCGTGTGACGCGTTAACCATGAAAGTCCGCGAAGGCGGACGGGTGGTGAAAACCTCAGTGTTGTTGGCCACCGGGGTTAATGCTGAAGGCTACCGGGAACTATTGGGCATGCAGGTCGCCACCGCAGAGTCATCAGCGTCGTGGACTGGGTTCTTCCGGGATCTTAAGGCTAGGGGCCTTAACGAGGTGTACCTGGTTACTAGTGACGCGCACCTGGGTATCCAGCACGCGATCGGCGAGGTATTACCGAATGCGTCGTGGCAGCGGTGTCGGACCCATTTCGCCAAGAATCTCTCCGGGCTGGTGTCGAAGACGCAGTGGCCGACGTTATCGGCGATGTTCCACACGATCTTCCAGCAACCGGATGCAGCTTCGGTGTGGGCCCAGGCGAGGGAGGTCGTGGCGTTTTGCGAGCAGAGGTTTCCGCATGTTGCTGACTATCTGGAGGAGTCGTTGGATGAGCTGTTGGCGTTTACGAATACGCCGAAGTCGGTGTGGAAGAAGGTGTGGTCGAATAACCCGACTGAGCGGCTCAATCGGGAGATCCGTAGGCGTACTGATGTCGTGGGCATCTTTCCCAATCGTGAGGCTGTGATCCGTTTGGTGGGGGCTGTGTTGGCGGAGCAGCATGATGATTGGATTCAGCAGAAACGGTATATGTCGTTGACGAGTCTGGAGCAGACCAAGACGCTGATGAGGGCTAATATCATTGACCCCGGTGAGAAGGCTGAGGTGGTGGCATGA
- a CDS encoding type IV toxin-antitoxin system AbiEi family antitoxin domain-containing protein, producing MKTATATEIVLDLASQQWGMVTTAQAKEAGVSAVMLSRLVEKSVLARVRSGVYLSTSAGWSSATEVRAQWMALEPKAMAADRLGAQPSAVVSHESAAELRRIGDLESPQICFTVPTRRQSRQPEVMFRISKLNDEDWDVVDGMPVTTAVRTLTDLARAGHEPGHLTDMIGDILQQRAATRAEVADALVDIADILTITPHTAQGARAWLDERFPGPDPSSPTVENLQETVSQVLAAMPPLSTQQMRVLQEIIEKSLEPVQEQMQSVLETLNSRVKSAGVVFLPFDKTEDLTTPRAGTHPIPIPVHATTSAFSPGSMILALISVLVCSRLVNDIYRFC from the coding sequence ATGAAGACCGCAACGGCGACAGAGATTGTGTTGGATCTCGCTTCCCAACAATGGGGGATGGTGACCACAGCTCAAGCAAAGGAGGCCGGGGTCTCGGCCGTTATGCTCAGTCGACTGGTGGAAAAGTCAGTTCTAGCACGGGTGCGCTCCGGGGTGTATCTTTCCACCTCTGCCGGGTGGTCATCGGCGACCGAGGTCCGAGCGCAGTGGATGGCACTGGAGCCAAAAGCCATGGCGGCTGACCGCCTTGGTGCGCAACCGAGCGCCGTGGTGTCGCACGAATCCGCTGCCGAACTGCGCCGCATCGGAGATCTTGAAAGCCCCCAAATATGTTTCACTGTGCCTACTAGGCGTCAAAGTCGCCAACCCGAGGTTATGTTCCGTATTTCTAAGCTCAATGACGAGGACTGGGATGTCGTTGATGGAATGCCGGTGACCACCGCCGTGCGCACGCTCACTGATCTGGCCCGAGCCGGTCACGAACCTGGCCATCTCACCGACATGATCGGCGATATCCTTCAACAGCGTGCGGCGACCCGCGCTGAAGTCGCCGATGCGCTGGTAGATATAGCCGATATCCTCACCATCACTCCGCATACTGCTCAGGGAGCACGAGCGTGGTTGGATGAGCGATTTCCCGGCCCAGATCCGTCCTCACCGACGGTGGAAAATCTGCAGGAGACCGTGTCCCAAGTACTAGCCGCGATGCCGCCGCTATCTACACAGCAGATGAGGGTCCTGCAAGAAATCATCGAAAAGTCACTTGAGCCCGTCCAAGAGCAAATGCAAAGTGTCCTCGAGACGCTAAACAGCAGGGTCAAGTCCGCGGGAGTGGTGTTTCTACCTTTCGATAAAACTGAAGACCTAACGACCCCAAGGGCCGGCACGCACCCGATACCAATACCGGTTCATGCCACCACCTCAGCCTTCTCACCGGGGTCAATGATATTAGCCCTCATCAGCGTCTTGGTCTGCTCCAGACTCGTCAACGACATATACCGTTTCTGCTGA
- the dprA gene encoding DNA-processing protein DprA yields MSTLKSWAYLSRVVEGPSRPLQALLNAGRDADEIAHGVRTRASWLGDLHSQTESRYAWDRASEDLAQAETIGARLISPESPEWPAAELDQAFGFAATGRSDHVRSYQADAVAPHALWVRGANVKAAVAQSVAIVGTRALTRYGMEATKLLVSGLAAHQWTVVSGGALGIDTVAQEAALDSGGVTIAVAACGLDQSYPARNAALFDRIADRGCLISEYPPGTPPQRHRFLTRNRLVAALTQGTVIVEAAWRSGALNTLSWAEGLGRIPMAIPGPITGVGSLGCHERIKRGRAELITGADDIRALLGAVGALDVEEQYELAFAATPAQSLSRNELRVFDACPPEGSITHDVARSAGMTVPLTMHVLMELESRQLVRREGSKWCRQNG; encoded by the coding sequence ATGAGCACCCTGAAGTCATGGGCCTACCTCAGTCGAGTGGTGGAAGGCCCCAGCCGGCCACTGCAAGCACTTCTTAATGCTGGTCGCGACGCCGACGAGATTGCCCACGGCGTACGGACGCGCGCCAGTTGGCTGGGAGACCTCCATTCCCAAACCGAGTCGCGCTACGCCTGGGACCGGGCATCAGAAGATTTGGCGCAGGCGGAAACGATCGGCGCCCGGCTGATCAGCCCCGAAAGCCCCGAGTGGCCTGCCGCAGAACTGGACCAAGCTTTCGGATTCGCTGCCACCGGACGCAGTGACCACGTCCGCAGCTACCAAGCGGATGCCGTAGCACCACACGCTTTGTGGGTGCGGGGCGCCAACGTGAAGGCGGCTGTTGCGCAATCGGTCGCCATCGTGGGCACGCGCGCCCTCACCCGCTACGGGATGGAAGCCACGAAGCTACTCGTCAGCGGACTCGCCGCCCACCAATGGACGGTTGTCTCCGGAGGGGCGCTAGGGATAGACACCGTAGCGCAGGAAGCCGCGCTCGACTCCGGGGGAGTGACCATTGCCGTTGCCGCCTGCGGCCTCGACCAGTCATACCCCGCCCGAAATGCGGCGCTGTTTGATCGGATTGCCGATCGCGGCTGTCTGATCAGTGAGTATCCCCCGGGAACTCCGCCCCAACGCCACCGCTTCCTCACCCGCAATCGGCTGGTCGCAGCACTAACCCAAGGGACGGTCATCGTGGAGGCTGCCTGGAGATCCGGTGCTCTGAATACCCTCAGCTGGGCGGAAGGTTTGGGCAGGATTCCCATGGCTATACCTGGCCCGATTACCGGGGTGGGGTCCTTGGGATGCCACGAGCGGATCAAGCGGGGCAGAGCGGAATTGATCACTGGTGCCGACGACATTCGTGCACTCCTCGGAGCAGTGGGTGCCCTCGACGTGGAGGAGCAATACGAGTTGGCCTTCGCGGCAACTCCCGCCCAATCGCTGAGCCGCAACGAACTCCGCGTGTTCGACGCCTGCCCTCCGGAGGGATCAATCACCCACGACGTTGCCCGGTCAGCTGGAATGACTGTCCCGTTGACGATGCACGTCCTGATGGAGTTGGAAAGCCGCCAACTTGTCCGTCGGGAAGGGTCCAAGTGGTGCCGGCAGAATGGTTAG
- a CDS encoding YifB family Mg chelatase-like AAA ATPase — translation MALGRSFTTALEGVDARIVTVEANIGPGLPGIHVVGLGDAAVSESRDRIRTAFANSQLAWPKTKIVVSMSPASLRKAGSHFDLPTALAVLAAREPGATAKLDRTIVLGELGLDGSVREVPGVLPSLLAAAAHGCEYALIPAASQEQAMLVPGLHVLPVSSLQQAWEWALGETMLFEASGQPTQPAPAPTADFSDIAGQSEAKLAAEVAAAGGHHLIMIGPPGSGKSMIAARLPSIMPPLTPQSCLEATVVHSVVGESGVVTRAPFIAPHHSVSRAALLGGGSGRAHPGAVSLAHHGVLFLDEVSEIPAAILDSLRTPLEDGEVRLVRSRREVTFPAQFQLVLAANPCRCAADDPTRCTCTSRQRATYLNNLSGPLRDRLDMVINLTGSGAVLTTAFGESSATIADRVAAARAKAEQRWSSHGLAASVNAHVDPHLLRRHHPATEDAMAYLGGLLAQGRISQRGVDRSLKLSWTLADLAGEDQPTLDHLGLAVTLRGGRI, via the coding sequence ATGGCGCTCGGTAGGAGCTTCACCACTGCCCTGGAGGGCGTCGATGCCCGCATCGTCACCGTTGAGGCGAACATCGGACCTGGGCTTCCTGGCATCCACGTCGTGGGCCTTGGCGACGCCGCCGTGAGTGAATCGCGTGATCGAATCCGCACGGCATTCGCCAACTCCCAGCTAGCGTGGCCAAAGACGAAGATCGTCGTGTCGATGTCGCCAGCATCATTGCGCAAAGCTGGCTCACACTTTGACCTTCCCACGGCACTGGCTGTCCTCGCAGCACGCGAGCCCGGCGCCACGGCAAAACTCGATCGCACGATCGTCCTCGGGGAGCTGGGGCTGGACGGCTCAGTCCGGGAAGTCCCGGGAGTTCTGCCGTCGCTGCTTGCCGCCGCTGCCCACGGTTGCGAGTATGCGCTCATTCCCGCCGCTAGCCAGGAACAAGCCATGCTCGTCCCTGGCCTGCACGTCTTGCCCGTGTCATCCCTCCAACAGGCGTGGGAGTGGGCACTGGGAGAAACGATGCTCTTCGAAGCCAGTGGACAGCCAACCCAGCCAGCACCAGCTCCCACCGCCGACTTTTCCGACATCGCCGGTCAATCAGAGGCCAAACTCGCCGCCGAAGTCGCGGCCGCCGGGGGACACCACCTCATCATGATCGGCCCACCCGGCTCAGGAAAGTCCATGATCGCTGCGCGTCTGCCCAGCATCATGCCTCCGCTGACTCCCCAAAGCTGTCTGGAAGCGACGGTCGTGCATTCTGTGGTCGGTGAATCCGGCGTGGTCACCCGTGCACCATTCATCGCCCCACACCATTCAGTGTCAAGGGCCGCACTCCTCGGCGGTGGCTCCGGGCGCGCCCACCCCGGGGCAGTCAGCCTGGCCCATCACGGAGTGCTCTTTCTCGACGAGGTCTCCGAAATCCCCGCGGCCATCCTCGACAGCCTGCGAACTCCCCTTGAGGACGGAGAAGTTCGACTCGTCCGCTCACGGCGGGAGGTAACTTTTCCCGCCCAGTTTCAGTTGGTGCTGGCTGCCAATCCGTGCCGCTGCGCCGCGGATGACCCCACGAGGTGCACCTGCACGTCCCGCCAGCGCGCCACGTACCTCAACAATCTCTCCGGCCCGCTCCGCGACCGCCTCGACATGGTCATCAACCTCACCGGGTCCGGCGCGGTGCTCACCACTGCCTTCGGCGAGAGCTCTGCCACCATCGCAGATCGCGTGGCAGCGGCCAGGGCCAAAGCCGAACAACGGTGGTCGAGCCACGGGCTGGCCGCCAGCGTCAATGCCCACGTTGATCCGCATCTGCTTCGGCGACACCACCCCGCCACAGAGGATGCAATGGCCTACCTTGGCGGCTTGCTGGCACAGGGCAGAATCAGCCAACGCGGCGTCGATCGCTCCTTGAAGCTCAGTTGGACGCTCGCTGACCTCGCGGGAGAAGACCAACCGACGCTGGATCACCTCGGCCTTGCCGTGACGCTGAGAGGGGGACGGATATGA
- a CDS encoding YraN family protein: protein MSTPVRTRLAQRGETFAARLYQRQGATVLDRNVRYPVGELDIIVREPDGTVVFVEVKTRSGRGYGGAEAVTGRKLARMRRAAALWLDGRPYVSVRFDVVALTTAGTTFEVECYEGVEHGAR from the coding sequence ATGAGCACTCCAGTACGCACCCGACTGGCTCAACGGGGTGAGACCTTCGCCGCTCGCCTCTATCAACGCCAAGGCGCCACAGTTCTCGACAGAAATGTCCGCTATCCCGTCGGCGAGCTCGACATCATCGTCCGAGAACCGGATGGCACGGTCGTCTTCGTCGAAGTGAAAACCCGGTCGGGGAGGGGATACGGCGGCGCGGAAGCCGTCACCGGACGAAAGCTAGCGCGCATGCGGCGAGCAGCCGCCCTGTGGCTCGACGGTCGCCCATACGTGTCCGTGCGTTTCGACGTCGTCGCCCTCACCACCGCAGGCACCACCTTCGAGGTCGAGTGCTACGAAGGAGTAGAACATGGCGCTCGGTAG
- a CDS encoding Ltp family lipoprotein, with amino-acid sequence MFNPQTPATHPRSTRSKLLGVGAASVLVVALATACVDTSSTSSAPTSSIAAVEEAAAPAPAAPEAAAPSQEESVPKEYKSALRQAKSYSEMLHMSKVGLYNQLTSEYGGQFTAEAAQYAIDNVDADWNANALEKAKVYEEMALSPSAIYDQLTSEYGENFTPEEAQYAVDNL; translated from the coding sequence ATGTTTAACCCCCAGACTCCCGCGACGCATCCTCGTTCCACGCGGAGCAAGCTCCTCGGCGTTGGCGCCGCCAGCGTGTTGGTTGTCGCCCTGGCCACTGCGTGTGTCGATACTTCCAGCACCAGTTCCGCCCCGACGAGCAGCATCGCCGCTGTTGAGGAGGCCGCTGCACCCGCACCGGCAGCTCCGGAAGCGGCAGCCCCGTCCCAGGAGGAGTCGGTTCCCAAGGAGTACAAGTCGGCCCTGCGTCAGGCGAAGTCGTATTCCGAAATGCTCCATATGTCGAAGGTTGGCCTGTATAACCAACTCACCTCTGAGTATGGCGGCCAATTCACCGCCGAGGCCGCGCAATATGCGATCGACAATGTCGATGCCGATTGGAACGCTAACGCTTTAGAAAAGGCGAAGGTGTATGAGGAAATGGCTCTGTCCCCCAGCGCAATCTACGATCAGCTGACGAGCGAATATGGCGAGAATTTCACGCCGGAGGAGGCGCAATACGCGGTCGACAACCTCTAA
- a CDS encoding DUF2469 domain-containing protein — protein MSAEELDNYEAEVELSLYREYRDVVSQFSYVVETERRFYLANAVELIPHNDGKDVYYEVRMSDAWVWDMYRAARFVRYVRVITYKDVNIEELDKPDLILPD, from the coding sequence GTGAGTGCTGAGGAACTCGACAACTACGAGGCAGAGGTAGAACTCTCCCTCTACCGTGAGTATCGGGACGTGGTCAGCCAGTTCTCCTACGTCGTGGAGACGGAGCGACGCTTCTACCTCGCCAACGCCGTGGAGCTCATTCCGCACAACGATGGCAAGGACGTCTACTACGAGGTCCGCATGTCTGACGCCTGGGTATGGGATATGTATCGAGCTGCCCGTTTCGTCCGCTACGTCCGGGTGATCACGTACAAGGACGTCAACATCGAAGAGCTGGACAAGCCCGATCTGATCCTGCCTGACTAA
- a CDS encoding ribonuclease HII: MEFLLSRHGLGPVAGVDEAGRGACCGPITIAACILPDCDLPELATLTDSKKLTPRARERLFPIIASVAVSWSVVSIEASLIDVRGIQHANISGMRRAIARLDTHPGYVLTDAWYIPGLTSPHLPIIGGDLAARCISAASVLAKVTRDRLMVEMDARFPDYGLASHKGYSTKAHMAAVRQHGATPEHRYTYANIAAAHREWLNMQEEEL, from the coding sequence GTGGAGTTCCTGCTTTCACGGCACGGACTCGGGCCCGTCGCGGGCGTTGATGAGGCCGGTCGTGGCGCCTGTTGTGGCCCCATCACCATCGCTGCGTGCATCCTGCCTGATTGTGACCTGCCCGAGTTGGCCACTCTCACCGATTCCAAGAAGCTCACCCCGCGCGCCCGCGAGCGGCTCTTTCCCATCATTGCGTCGGTGGCGGTGTCCTGGTCAGTTGTCAGCATTGAGGCATCGCTTATCGACGTCCGTGGGATCCAACATGCCAACATCTCCGGCATGCGCCGGGCTATCGCCCGCCTAGACACCCACCCCGGCTACGTCCTCACCGATGCGTGGTACATCCCGGGACTCACGTCGCCGCACTTGCCCATCATCGGCGGCGACCTGGCTGCGCGCTGCATTTCTGCGGCGAGTGTCCTGGCCAAGGTCACGCGGGATCGCCTCATGGTCGAGATGGATGCTCGGTTCCCCGACTACGGTTTGGCCTCGCACAAGGGGTACTCCACGAAGGCGCATATGGCTGCGGTGCGCCAGCACGGTGCGACCCCGGAGCACCGATACACTTATGCCAACATTGCGGCGGCCCACCGCGAGTGGCTGAATATGCAGGAGGAAGAACTGTGA
- the lepB gene encoding signal peptidase I — protein sequence MVASAGVSTSEKKSAPWYIEIPVVILVTLLAIFLIQTFVGRVYMIPSQSMEPTLHGCEGCTGDRIFVDKVSYRFSDPEPGDVVVFKGTDSWNSGFISQRSTNDVVRTLQNLGSYVGLVAPDENDLVKRIVATGGQTVSCQAGDPAVMVDGSPIDQSYTMQPSAYPVNPMTGSEACGGDYFGPIQVPEGNYFMMGDNRTNSLDSRAHVGDQYQGTIPRENIRGKVQVIIFPFNRIGSVKDLDIQ from the coding sequence CTGGTAGCATCTGCTGGCGTGAGCACATCAGAGAAGAAGTCAGCGCCCTGGTACATCGAGATCCCGGTGGTCATTCTGGTGACGTTGCTGGCTATCTTCCTCATCCAGACGTTCGTTGGCCGGGTGTACATGATCCCTTCGCAGTCGATGGAGCCGACGTTGCACGGCTGTGAGGGGTGTACCGGCGACCGGATTTTTGTGGATAAGGTGAGCTATCGTTTCAGCGACCCTGAGCCCGGCGATGTCGTGGTGTTCAAGGGCACCGATTCGTGGAACAGTGGGTTTATCTCGCAGCGTTCCACCAATGATGTTGTGCGGACGTTGCAAAACCTCGGCTCGTACGTCGGGCTCGTGGCTCCGGATGAAAATGACCTGGTCAAGCGCATCGTCGCCACGGGTGGTCAGACGGTGTCCTGCCAGGCGGGCGATCCGGCGGTCATGGTTGATGGCAGCCCCATAGATCAGTCGTACACGATGCAGCCGTCGGCGTACCCCGTCAATCCCATGACTGGTTCGGAGGCCTGCGGTGGCGACTACTTCGGCCCCATCCAGGTCCCGGAGGGCAACTATTTCATGATGGGCGATAATCGCACCAACTCCCTCGACTCCCGCGCCCACGTCGGGGATCAGTACCAGGGCACCATCCCGAGGGAGAATATCCGCGGCAAGGTCCAGGTCATCATTTTCCCCTTCAATCGCATTGGCTCCGTGAAGGACCTGGATATTCAGTAG
- a CDS encoding sensor histidine kinase has protein sequence MTETDQFAVPRPAGQLSDATRARGSVATGMRASWWYSWSGLAMVVVASNALVVAPVAMVEEGVSARALLSVVVCVVSAGTQLAFLMGLRQGMGRGVSNWPVAVAMLLAGAAVLGITAPLPWSSLPLISAAALLACSLRGARRWLALTLAVGALLVEIVAMPDGSNRGPLSFLFAVLLPMTTFGTVWAWDIVVRIDNARSSESRLAVARERLRFAADLHDIQGHTLQVIALKAELAERLLDKDPAASRAQLAEIRTLAADSLSDTRELVQGYRAPELAEELSNAHDVLEAAGFRTHLDVDRLPTTPASRAVFGRVLREATTNILRHASPGPVTILIDDRASHHWNLRISNAVGASKSLPAEGSGLAGLRERLRTAGGSLTTTVDGETFILNATLPPELEVS, from the coding sequence ATGACAGAGACTGACCAGTTCGCCGTTCCCCGCCCGGCGGGACAGCTTTCCGACGCCACCCGTGCCCGAGGCAGCGTCGCCACCGGAATGCGGGCCAGCTGGTGGTACTCGTGGTCCGGCTTGGCCATGGTGGTCGTCGCCTCGAATGCCCTAGTGGTCGCGCCTGTTGCCATGGTCGAGGAGGGAGTAAGCGCCCGAGCACTCCTCTCCGTGGTGGTGTGCGTGGTCTCGGCGGGCACCCAGCTGGCCTTCCTCATGGGGCTGCGGCAGGGAATGGGCCGAGGCGTGAGCAATTGGCCGGTGGCAGTAGCGATGTTGCTGGCGGGGGCGGCAGTCCTCGGCATCACCGCTCCCCTGCCGTGGTCATCTCTCCCGCTGATCTCTGCGGCGGCCCTGCTGGCGTGCTCACTCAGGGGAGCCCGCCGCTGGTTAGCCCTCACCCTCGCCGTCGGAGCGCTCCTGGTCGAAATAGTGGCCATGCCCGACGGCAGCAACCGCGGTCCCCTCTCCTTCCTCTTCGCGGTGTTACTCCCGATGACCACCTTCGGCACGGTGTGGGCCTGGGACATTGTGGTGCGCATCGATAACGCGCGCTCCTCTGAGAGCCGGCTCGCCGTTGCCCGGGAGCGCCTGCGCTTCGCCGCCGACTTGCACGATATCCAGGGCCATACGCTGCAGGTCATCGCCCTCAAAGCTGAGCTTGCCGAGCGCCTACTAGACAAAGATCCCGCCGCCTCCCGCGCCCAATTGGCCGAAATCCGCACCCTAGCGGCCGATTCACTCAGCGACACCCGCGAACTCGTCCAGGGCTACCGCGCTCCCGAACTCGCCGAGGAGCTCAGCAACGCCCACGACGTGCTGGAAGCGGCCGGCTTCCGCACCCACCTCGACGTCGACCGCCTCCCCACCACCCCCGCATCACGCGCCGTCTTCGGCCGCGTCCTCCGCGAAGCCACCACTAACATCCTCCGCCACGCATCCCCGGGGCCGGTAACAATCCTTATCGACGACCGCGCCTCCCACCATTGGAACCTCCGCATCAGCAATGCGGTGGGGGCGTCGAAAAGCCTTCCTGCGGAAGGCTCGGGCCTGGCCGGGCTGCGCGAACGCCTCCGCACCGCCGGCGGCTCGCTCACAACCACCGTCGACGGCGAGACGTTTATCCTCAATGCGACCCTTCCCCCTGAGCTGGAGGTATCCTAA
- a CDS encoding response regulator transcription factor yields the protein MIRVLFADDEDLIRTALTTLLDLEDDIEVIASVSDGQAAVTKAVELRPDVCLLDLEMPGLDGVEAAEKIARSVSTKSIIVTRHARPGVLRRAMAAGVAGFVTKSTPASELAEVIRAIAAGKRHVDPDIAASALTAERTPLTDRELDVLRVGRDAATVGDIAAELHLAPGTVRNYLSKAMRKLGVATRREASDVAWEEGWI from the coding sequence ATGATCCGCGTGCTTTTCGCCGACGACGAGGACTTGATCCGCACCGCCCTGACCACACTCCTCGACCTCGAAGACGACATCGAGGTCATCGCCTCCGTCAGCGACGGCCAAGCGGCCGTCACCAAAGCCGTCGAACTCAGGCCCGACGTCTGCCTCCTCGACCTCGAAATGCCCGGCCTCGACGGCGTGGAAGCAGCCGAGAAAATCGCCCGCAGCGTATCGACGAAATCCATCATCGTCACCCGGCACGCCCGACCCGGAGTCCTCCGCCGAGCCATGGCAGCGGGCGTGGCAGGCTTCGTCACCAAATCAACGCCCGCTTCCGAACTCGCCGAAGTCATCCGCGCCATCGCCGCCGGCAAACGCCACGTCGACCCCGATATCGCCGCCTCCGCCCTCACCGCCGAAAGAACACCCCTCACCGACCGCGAACTCGACGTCCTCCGCGTCGGCCGCGACGCCGCCACCGTCGGCGACATCGCAGCAGAACTCCACCTCGCGCCCGGCACCGTCCGCAACTACCTCTCCAAGGCAATGCGAAAACTGGGTGTGGCAACACGACGCGAAGCCTCCGACGTGGCCTGGGAGGAAGGCTGGATCTAG
- the rplS gene encoding 50S ribosomal protein L19, which yields MNILDKVDAAQLRDDIPAFRPGDTLDVHVKVIEGSNERTQLFKGVVIRRQGSGIRETFTVRKVTFGIGVERTFPVHSPNIDKIEVIRKGDVRRAKLYYLRDLRGKAARIKEKR from the coding sequence ATGAACATTCTCGACAAGGTTGATGCAGCACAGCTGCGCGACGACATCCCCGCCTTCCGCCCCGGCGACACCCTCGACGTTCACGTCAAGGTCATCGAAGGTAGCAACGAGCGTACCCAGCTGTTCAAGGGCGTTGTCATCCGCCGCCAGGGCTCCGGCATCCGCGAGACCTTCACCGTCCGCAAGGTGACCTTCGGCATCGGCGTGGAGCGTACCTTCCCGGTCCACTCCCCGAACATCGACAAGATCGAGGTCATCCGCAAGGGCGACGTCCGTCGTGCGAAGCTCTACTACCTGCGCGACCTGCGCGGCAAGGCTGCCCGCATCAAGGAGAAGCGCTAG